The Botrytis cinerea B05.10 chromosome 6, complete sequence region GTCCGGATTAGTTTGAGGGGGTTAAACACTTCGAGGTACATTAAGAATATGGTGATTTTGATTAAACCAATAGATATAGGAGGTAGTAGGATACCTAGAGCTATCGATGCACGACTGCGGAAAGATATCGATTTGTATACTGAGGCATCCCATGAATGAATGCCGGTCTGACCAAAACCGGTCGCCCCAATCTATAACATGATCGAGGATTCAGTTCAAATCTTGAAGCTAACGTTGGGTATTGGGAGACTTCATATGGATTTTATGCTCACCAAGATACTGACAAAGCTACCAACGGTAGTCAGAACAGCGAATGTAAAGATAATGTCGCTCCAAGCCCACTTAATAGGATGTACTAATTTAAAGATTACCCATATTCTTACGAAAATGCAAATTGCTATTATGCCAAAACCGATACCACAGAACACCCACAGAATAGGACGTATATTGACCGGATTTGCAAAGTTAGAAGTCACTCCTGCTGGAGGAGGAATGATTCCAATTACCGCAAGAACTGAGTTCGGTATTTGAGTGACATCGATGGCTTCGGCACGATGGAAGACCAATGGAGTCATGACAGTGGCCTTTCAAaagatgagatgtgagatgctTTTGATGATCAAATTTGTAAACCTATTTATAACGgaatttatactttttgGCTCAGTCGTTTGAAGAAGTAGGGCAAGAAGGTAAGTGAGTAGCTTGAAGGTTTGCTAGGGAGGAACCATGGCTACTAAATAATCATGTAACCACACAAGATGATCTAAAAGAGACCAATAGGACCCAGATCTGTATGTAGATGTTGAACTTGTATAGAGATCTCCAAATTCAAGTActtcttctttatcttttcaGAAGGCAGTGCAATCATATGGCATTTGCCGAATTGATTCGTTTGGTAGTATATTGAGCATCGGAAAATGCCTCATGACGGAACATGGCTAATACCGGAAAACTAACGAATTCTTTCATGTTTGAAAGTAAATTTTCTAATTCGAAACAATATTAAGAATCGATAACGATTTGTGATGCTGACGGGTGTTTAAGGCCCCTAATTAGATTTTGGATGTGTAAACACCGAGGAGAGAGACCACTTGTAAACCCCCTTGAGTATTGCCGAATCATTCTGATCACATGATACTGGACTCGTTATCAGCATGTCTTGGATTTTCTCACAAGCTCTCTCAAGATTTTGAAGCAGTTTAGTATATACTGCACACATCGTTTAAAAGCCTTGGATTTTTGGCTAAAAATCATGTGAGTACTGTAttaattgaatgaatgtggCGGCACATAGCGGAGTATAAAGAAAGGAAACCTTCTTTTCCgatataaatagaaatgttCAAGGAAACCCTGGGGCGGCAATTGTCGTGCAGCATTCAGTAATTCTCTCCACTAGCAATCCAGAGGCCAAGTTTGACAAACAGCTACAATACGATAGACATTGAGTGTTTCCATTtaaaacatcaaaatacGATGTGTCGTGCATTGAAAAGTatggaaatgcaaagaaTAAGTAGTTTTAGTGAGATGACGCACAAGTGAACTGACTGAAAGTGAGTTCAGAGCGGATGCACTTGCATTCACATCGTTCCTTTAGTAAAGAGGTATATTCATAGAGAGAAACtaagaaaacaaagaaagaaagaaagtagaTGACAACAATGACACTCATGTAACCTTCACGACCACCCAAAAGCGAAACCAGGTGATGCCAGTACAAAGAATAGCCAGATTGAGATGGTGATTGATCTTTATGGGAACTGGTTTTCCTCTGGGTTCTACTTCCGTTGTGAGATTTCCCCGATCTGATTGAAGTTGAACCAGACCCGCGAGCCTTTTGAACTCTGTACTGTTCAACAAACTGAAATCGAGAAGTAACCCAATGCGCTGGTATTGAGTTCTGTCACTGGACTACATGTCACAAATTGTTGTTCGTTAAGTGGGAACTATTAAGAATCAACATGAAAATTTGTGGATTCATAAATGAAGGCACTTAGCATGCGATGTAGTAAATGTTCCGTACCTGTTAGGTTCATGGTGTAGTGAGGTCCTAGATTTCATCCAGTCCATGCGATAATCAATCACGAGAAGTCTCCCATTTTCATGGGGCCAAACTGAAAGATCATGAACCAAGAAAACATAAAACGTTTGTGTGTCCGAGTATCATTAATGCTTCTGAAGATAATCCATAGTCGCTGGCCTTTTTTCGAATATTGCAGCCTGATATGAAtattatacttttgaaataaaaacaaattagaACCAACTGCGTGACGGAAAACTACCCATTTTCCCCTACTTTCTACTGGTACCTCGATCCTTTCCTCTACCATCCAGCATCTTAAACCTCTTTTGAAAACCTTCACCAGTTTGCATACCACTCCCTCTGGGGCCATCCTCGACACTTCTCTTTCTGCTCTTCTCCAGAACATCCTTCATCCCACCACCGCTACCactctttctcttcgtcAACCTCTCAATTCTATCAATACCCTCACCCAATCCCCTCCATTCTTCACCACCGTATCCAGCATCTTGTCTTCCACCAGCTTTGTTTTTCTTCGCCCGAtcctttttgttttcctttgGTAATCTCGTgtaatttctttcttcatattctcttctttcatcatcctccttcttttccttgtcaCTCTTCGATCTTCGGCCGCCAGCTATAATGTTCGAACCAATGCTGGCCTCAGCAATTGGAGCAGCAGATAATTCTGTATTGATAAATTCATCCAAGGTTGCAGATTTGTTCgctttcttgtctttcttttcgcgACGTTCGGTGGTAGGCATAGCAGTTGCAGTGATGCGAGGAGGTTTGTAAATACCATCAGAGGAATGCTTCGAATCATCTTCGGTGGCAGCGGCAGGTCtaagaagagatgaaggatTTGGTCGGTATTGTAGATCATCAATTTGCGAGTTCTCGAGAGGtgctccatctccatctgcatCGCTATCATCCTCAGATTCTGAATCGTCTTCATCGCTTGGCGCATCACCTTTAGTTCCAATTGGTTTTGGTGTAGGCGCAAGAGCTCGAATGGCATCGTCGGACGCTCGGAGTACTTTatcgatttgatattttagtCGACCTTCCAGTGGTCGAACGCCCTTCTCAAGGTATACCCTCAATTCCACCAACTTCTTCACCACCGCATTatccaattcttcttcgtcctcgCCTGACACATCTTCTTTTTGGTTCCTGATCTtgagaattataataaagacTAAGTTTTGGAGATATGATAGAAGAAGCTCATTTTTCACATCTAAGAGTGAAATACCATCAGTGGGAGGTTTGATAAGTGAACTCTCTGGGGCTGATTCAATGGCCGAATTCAATGATTGTGTAAGAGTGGTCAATAATGCCGGAAGGGAAGTTTCGACGGCCATGATTTCGTCGTTAcgtttctttcaattgaatgtAACGTGGACAAGAACGCGTTGCGTATGATTTATCGGGTTATGAAGAATTGTAAGAGTTTCCacttgaaagaagaagatttcaattgattgtaTCGATAAGAAAATTAATTTGTCCAGGGGAATAAATTTCTGTTTGCGCCGGCCAAATATTAATCCTTTTCCGTGTTTCATGCGGCCGCTGCGGCGAGGCCAGATTAATTGAAAGCCAGCCCGTTCAAGTTCCCCAGAGTGGTAGCAAGTAACAAC contains the following coding sequences:
- the Bclcp5 gene encoding Bclcp5 — its product is MAVETSLPALLTTLTQSLNSAIESAPESSLIKPPTDGISLLDVKNELLLSYLQNLVFIIILKIRNQKEDVSGEDEEELDNAVVKKLVELRVYLEKGVRPLEGRLKYQIDKVLRASDDAIRALAPTPKPIGTKGDAPSDEDDSESEDDSDADGDGAPLENSQIDDLQYRPNPSSLLRPAAATEDDSKHSSDGIYKPPRITATAMPTTERREKKDKKANKSATLDEFINTELSAAPIAEASIGSNIIAGGRRSKSDKEKKEDDERREYEERNYTRLPKENKKDRAKKNKAGGRQDAGYGGEEWRGLGEGIDRIERLTKRKSGSGGGMKDVLEKSRKRSVEDGPRGSGMQTGEGFQKRFKMLDGRGKDRGTSRK